Proteins encoded together in one Fibrobacter sp. UWR2 window:
- a CDS encoding glycosyltransferase encodes MKNILILHNSLDYNQSGVERVSFLLKKELCDHNYNCFEGCIKGENTTHQQDVFEYNFNDSRKKVSVDFLTYIQKYNIDVIIIQGLFDPNINHAMSYLKKRGVCKIVFCLHNAPSAHNRKKPLSVINRLKILIWYFVKFQMVIFDFRNHRINMLGQMYDIANRFILLSDAYVEEFRSIVKRQDVGKISCINNPLTFQPQQLNFIQKKKVALILGRLDDFQKNISAALRIWKIIEDSGICDWNLIIVGSGIDEQKLRDYAKGINIKNYSFLGATSEPENFYIESPLFMMTSRFEGWPMTLLEAQQCGCVPIAFNTFAALPEVIENGVNGYIVEKNDELQFAKKVIELIKNEPLRQQLAQNCINKCQNYSSKAIGDKWDSLLQRL; translated from the coding sequence ATGAAAAACATCTTAATTTTGCATAATTCTCTTGACTACAATCAAAGTGGTGTAGAAAGAGTTTCTTTTTTGTTGAAAAAAGAATTATGCGACCATAATTATAATTGTTTTGAAGGCTGTATAAAAGGTGAAAATACAACTCATCAACAAGATGTATTCGAATACAACTTCAACGACTCTAGAAAAAAAGTTTCAGTTGACTTTTTAACTTACATTCAAAAGTACAATATAGACGTTATCATCATTCAGGGACTGTTTGATCCCAATATAAACCATGCAATGTCCTATTTGAAAAAAAGAGGCGTATGCAAAATTGTTTTTTGTTTGCATAATGCGCCATCTGCTCACAATAGGAAAAAGCCATTATCGGTAATAAACCGATTAAAGATTCTCATTTGGTATTTCGTAAAATTTCAAATGGTAATTTTTGATTTTCGCAATCACCGTATCAATATGTTGGGGCAAATGTACGATATTGCGAATAGATTCATTTTACTCTCCGACGCGTACGTCGAAGAATTCCGTAGTATCGTAAAAAGACAAGATGTTGGCAAAATCAGTTGTATAAACAACCCCTTAACCTTTCAACCTCAGCAATTGAATTTCATTCAAAAGAAAAAAGTCGCGCTCATTCTTGGTAGACTTGATGATTTTCAAAAAAACATTTCGGCAGCATTACGCATTTGGAAAATAATTGAGGATTCGGGCATCTGTGATTGGAATTTAATTATTGTCGGCTCGGGAATAGACGAACAAAAATTAAGGGATTACGCAAAAGGCATTAATATAAAGAATTACTCTTTTCTCGGAGCAACGTCAGAACCTGAAAATTTTTATATAGAGAGCCCCCTCTTTATGATGACATCTCGTTTTGAGGGTTGGCCAATGACTTTACTTGAGGCGCAACAATGTGGATGCGTCCCAATAGCATTCAACACCTTTGCTGCACTTCCAGAGGTTATTGAAAATGGAGTCAATGGTTATATCGTAGAAAAAAATGATGAATTGCAATTTGCTAAAAAAGTAATTGAACTAATAAAGAACGAACCTTTGCGGCAACAACTAGCTCAAAATTGCATAAACAAATGCCAGAACTATTCTTCCAAGGCAATCGGTGATAAGTGGGATTCTTTATTACAACGTCTTTAA